From a single Bacillus pseudomycoides DSM 12442 genomic region:
- a CDS encoding YebC/PmpR family DNA-binding transcriptional regulator: MGRKWNNIKDKKASKDANTSRIYAKFGREIYVAAKQGEPDPESNQTLRVVLERAKTYNVPRTIIDRAIEKAKGGSEENYDELRYEGFGPNGSMVIVDTLTNNVNRTAADVRAAFSKNSGNMGVNGSVAYMFDATAVIGLEGKTADEVLEILMEADVDARDILEEEEAVIVYAEPDQFHSVQAALKDAGITEFTVAELTMLAQNDLTLPEDAQVQFEKMIDALEDLEDVQQVYHNVDLGE, from the coding sequence ATGGGCCGTAAATGGAATAATATTAAAGACAAAAAAGCATCAAAAGATGCAAATACAAGCCGTATATATGCGAAATTTGGACGTGAGATTTATGTGGCTGCAAAACAAGGTGAGCCAGATCCAGAATCAAATCAAACGTTGAGAGTCGTATTAGAACGTGCAAAAACATACAATGTACCAAGAACAATCATTGATCGTGCGATTGAAAAAGCAAAAGGTGGTTCTGAAGAAAATTACGACGAGCTTCGTTATGAAGGATTCGGACCAAATGGATCTATGGTAATTGTAGATACACTTACAAATAACGTGAATCGTACTGCAGCGGATGTACGAGCTGCGTTTAGTAAAAATAGTGGTAATATGGGCGTAAATGGATCCGTAGCATATATGTTTGATGCAACTGCTGTTATTGGGCTTGAAGGAAAAACAGCAGATGAAGTGCTTGAAATTTTAATGGAAGCAGATGTAGACGCGCGTGATATTCTAGAAGAAGAGGAAGCGGTTATCGTTTATGCTGAACCTGATCAGTTCCATTCGGTACAAGCAGCGCTTAAGGATGCTGGTATTACTGAATTTACAGTTGCTGAGCTAACAATGCTTGCACAAAATGATTTAACACTTCCAGAAGATGCACAAGTGCAATTTGAAAAAATGATTGATGCATTAGAAGATTTAGAAGATGTTCAACAAGTTTATCACAATGTTGATTTGGGTGAATAA
- a CDS encoding transglycosylase domain-containing protein, with protein sequence MKERVLSRVNYHQKVSFNPITKFLYKAIILLLLLSCTLLFIGNVMIERSDISKLHVPAKLEVPESLAHAFIATEDKRFYHHNGLDYIAIVRASIENIKAGGVVQGGSTITQQLSKNAFLSNERTFSRKWKEVFYTKKIERTFTKDEILKLYVSNIYYGEGAWGIEKASKLYFGKTVNQLTLSESAMMAAVVKAPAYYSPAQNYDKAVERRNVVLKLMEREGYISHDEYVQAISEKLVIRHDIPTQHSLQKVAREKAVS encoded by the coding sequence ATGAAAGAACGAGTACTGTCTAGAGTCAACTATCATCAAAAAGTTTCATTCAATCCAATTACAAAGTTTCTTTATAAAGCTATTATTTTATTATTACTACTGAGTTGTACATTATTATTTATCGGAAATGTAATGATTGAAAGAAGTGATATTAGTAAGCTACATGTACCTGCTAAATTAGAGGTACCAGAATCTCTGGCTCACGCATTTATTGCGACAGAAGATAAAAGGTTTTATCACCATAACGGCTTAGACTATATAGCAATTGTCCGAGCTTCTATTGAAAATATAAAAGCTGGTGGTGTTGTACAAGGTGGAAGTACAATTACACAGCAGCTTTCCAAAAATGCTTTTTTATCTAATGAACGTACATTTTCTCGTAAATGGAAGGAAGTTTTTTATACAAAAAAAATTGAGCGAACATTTACTAAAGATGAGATTTTAAAATTATATGTAAGCAATATTTATTACGGAGAAGGTGCATGGGGGATTGAAAAAGCATCCAAGCTATACTTTGGCAAAACGGTAAATCAATTAACATTAAGTGAGAGTGCAATGATGGCTGCTGTTGTGAAAGCTCCTGCTTATTATTCCCCTGCTCAAAATTATGACAAAGCAGTAGAAAGACGAAATGTCGTTTTGAAATTAATGGAACGAGAAGGATATATTAGTCATGATGAATATGTGCAAGCAATTAGTGAAAAATTAGTAATTCGTCATGACATTCCAACTCAGCATTCATTGCAAAAAGTAGCTCGTGAAAAAGCGGTAAGTTAA
- a CDS encoding DsbA family protein: protein MKSSNKIMALGIVFSIAVLIVIGTVAYSIINDKKDKGNEMFAYSTQQSLGKEDAPVKVVEFGDFKCPACRTWDTTVLPRLKEEYINKGKVQFYFINFPFIGKDSNLGAAAGEAIYKQDPESFWTFYDEIYQIQKKDTEEWITEELLLNTVKEKLPKVNIEQFKKDLHSKETQDKVRKDSDRAQKLKVQGAPSIYVNGNLSNPDYDSMKKAIDKELKK, encoded by the coding sequence ATGAAATCATCAAATAAAATCATGGCTCTTGGTATTGTTTTTTCTATTGCAGTGTTAATTGTAATTGGAACAGTTGCGTACAGTATCATAAATGACAAAAAAGATAAAGGGAATGAAATGTTTGCTTATTCCACGCAGCAATCTTTAGGTAAGGAAGATGCACCCGTTAAGGTTGTTGAATTTGGGGATTTTAAATGTCCAGCTTGTCGAACTTGGGATACGACAGTATTACCTCGTTTAAAAGAGGAGTATATTAATAAAGGGAAAGTTCAGTTTTATTTCATTAATTTTCCGTTTATTGGAAAAGATTCTAATTTAGGTGCAGCGGCTGGTGAGGCGATTTATAAACAAGACCCAGAATCTTTCTGGACATTCTATGATGAAATTTATCAAATTCAGAAGAAAGATACTGAAGAATGGATTACAGAAGAACTGCTTCTTAATACAGTGAAGGAAAAACTTCCGAAAGTTAATATAGAACAGTTTAAAAAAGATTTACATAGCAAAGAAACCCAAGACAAAGTACGTAAGGATTCCGATCGTGCACAAAAATTAAAAGTACAAGGTGCTCCTTCAATATATGTAAATGGGAATCTTTCAAATCCTGATTATGATAGTATGAAAAAGGCAATCGATAAAGAATTGAAAAAGTGA
- the queG gene encoding tRNA epoxyqueuosine(34) reductase QueG: protein MNFEQLKQDVIAYSKTIGIDKIGFASASPFEELKQRLIQQQQLNYQSGFEEPDIEKRTNPQLLLPGAKSIIAIALAYPSKLKNAPLSKRGERRGIFCRASWGQDYHLVLRDRLQKLEAYLIEKLPDIEVRSMVDTGELSDRAVSERAGIGWSGKNCSIITPEFGSYVYLGEMITNVPFPPDQPIEDQCGSCTKCIDICPTGALVQGGQLDSKKCIAFLTQTKGFLPEEYRDKIGNRIYGCDTCQTVCPKNRGKDFHNHLEMEPDPELVKPLLTPLLTISNRDFKEKYGIMSGSWRGKKPLQRNAILALAHFKETTAIPDLIGVMKEDPRPVIRGTAAWALGKIGGEGVGESIEKAMEREKDEEVLHEMNRGLEMLAEKKQ, encoded by the coding sequence ATGAATTTTGAGCAATTAAAGCAAGATGTTATAGCATATAGTAAAACAATTGGAATAGATAAAATAGGCTTTGCGAGTGCCTCACCATTTGAAGAATTAAAACAGCGTTTAATTCAGCAGCAACAATTAAATTATCAGTCTGGATTTGAAGAACCTGATATTGAAAAAAGAACGAATCCACAGTTACTATTGCCAGGAGCAAAATCCATTATTGCAATTGCATTAGCGTATCCATCAAAGTTGAAAAATGCACCGTTAAGTAAACGAGGAGAAAGACGTGGTATTTTTTGCCGTGCTTCTTGGGGACAAGATTATCATCTTGTTTTGCGGGATCGCCTGCAAAAATTAGAGGCGTATTTAATTGAGAAGCTTCCTGATATAGAAGTGAGATCAATGGTGGATACGGGAGAGTTGAGCGATCGCGCTGTTTCGGAGCGTGCTGGTATTGGATGGAGCGGTAAAAACTGTTCTATTATTACGCCAGAATTTGGCTCCTATGTGTATTTAGGTGAAATGATTACGAACGTACCATTTCCGCCGGATCAACCAATAGAAGATCAGTGCGGAAGTTGTACAAAGTGTATTGATATTTGTCCAACTGGTGCACTTGTACAGGGAGGACAATTAGATTCAAAAAAATGTATTGCTTTTTTAACGCAAACAAAAGGGTTTCTCCCAGAAGAATATCGAGATAAAATTGGAAATCGTATTTACGGCTGTGATACGTGTCAAACAGTTTGTCCAAAGAACAGAGGGAAGGACTTTCATAACCATCTAGAAATGGAGCCAGATCCAGAGCTTGTTAAACCTTTATTAACTCCATTATTAACGATAAGTAATCGGGATTTCAAAGAAAAATATGGCATTATGTCTGGATCATGGCGCGGGAAAAAACCATTGCAACGAAATGCAATTTTAGCCCTTGCTCATTTCAAGGAAACCACAGCAATTCCTGATTTAATTGGTGTTATGAAAGAGGATCCAAGACCTGTAATTCGTGGTACAGCAGCATGGGCTCTAGGAAAAATCGGTGGTGAAGGTGTAGGAGAATCGATTGAAAAGGCAATGGAGCGTGAAAAGGATGAAGAAGTTCTTCATGAAATGAATCGCGGTCTTGAAATGTTAGCTGAGAAAAAACAGTAG
- a CDS encoding amidase domain-containing protein, with amino-acid sequence MLVKKQLEQQMQQFLAYITNKRVGVDKIPADLLQVLQRKRNLFQKRDAEIVKATADVSFIRQLNSKQYQEVDYQVHLKYLVHHHELFYMEEEQLERRVYLKDGRIVEDKDIAVKEEKVQGETLEREITKGKYDSYQYNRLEAVKYAERWWDDRNPAYRNFPDNCTNFISQCLHIGETPMTGYPNIRKGWWQRENQWSWSWAVAHSFYWYLSGATTGLRAKAVENPEDLLLGDVIVYDFEDDGRWNHTTIVVAKDADGMPLVNAHSANSRRRYWNYEDSSKYTPQMKYKFFHIING; translated from the coding sequence ATGTTGGTAAAGAAACAGCTTGAACAACAGATGCAACAATTTTTAGCTTATATTACAAATAAACGTGTAGGTGTCGATAAGATTCCTGCTGATTTACTACAAGTGTTACAACGAAAAAGAAATTTGTTTCAAAAACGTGATGCTGAAATTGTAAAAGCAACAGCAGACGTATCTTTTATAAGACAATTGAATAGTAAGCAATATCAAGAAGTAGATTATCAAGTTCATTTGAAGTATTTAGTTCATCATCATGAATTATTCTACATGGAAGAAGAACAATTAGAACGGCGTGTTTATCTGAAAGATGGGCGTATTGTAGAAGATAAAGATATTGCAGTGAAAGAAGAAAAGGTCCAAGGGGAAACGTTAGAGCGTGAGATAACGAAAGGAAAGTATGATTCGTATCAATATAATCGCTTAGAAGCTGTCAAATATGCGGAGCGTTGGTGGGATGATCGAAACCCGGCGTATCGTAATTTTCCTGATAATTGTACGAATTTTATTTCACAGTGTCTGCATATTGGTGAAACACCAATGACTGGGTATCCTAACATTCGTAAAGGATGGTGGCAAAGGGAGAATCAGTGGAGCTGGAGCTGGGCAGTTGCTCATTCATTTTATTGGTATTTATCAGGAGCTACAACAGGACTTCGTGCTAAAGCGGTAGAAAATCCGGAAGACCTTCTACTTGGTGATGTAATTGTTTATGATTTTGAAGATGATGGTAGATGGAATCATACAACAATAGTTGTAGCCAAAGATGCGGACGGCATGCCGCTTGTAAATGCCCATTCTGCTAATAGCCGCAGGCGTTATTGGAATTATGAAGATTCCAGTAAATATACACCACAAATGAAATATAAATTTTTTCATATTATTAATGGGTAG
- the trmL gene encoding tRNA (uridine(34)/cytosine(34)/5-carboxymethylaminomethyluridine(34)-2'-O)-methyltransferase TrmL, translating into MGVHVVLYQPEIPANTGNIARTCAATGTELHLIRPLGFSTDDKMLKRAGLDYWQHVKITYYDSIEEFYEKNKDGEFFYLTKYGEKAHTAFDYSKVEKDYYFVFGRETNGLPANVIEENFDHCLRIPMTDKVRSLNLSNTAAILIYEAFRQQNYPGLDLEIVY; encoded by the coding sequence GTGGGAGTACATGTTGTTTTATATCAACCAGAAATTCCAGCAAATACAGGGAACATTGCACGTACTTGTGCAGCCACTGGAACAGAATTACATTTAATTCGACCACTTGGATTTTCAACGGATGATAAAATGTTAAAACGTGCCGGTCTTGACTACTGGCAGCACGTAAAAATTACGTATTATGATTCGATTGAAGAGTTTTATGAAAAAAATAAAGACGGTGAATTCTTCTATTTAACAAAGTATGGTGAAAAAGCACATACAGCGTTTGATTATAGTAAGGTAGAGAAAGATTATTATTTTGTATTTGGAAGAGAAACAAACGGATTGCCAGCAAACGTAATTGAAGAAAACTTCGATCATTGTTTACGTATTCCAATGACTGACAAAGTACGTTCTTTAAATTTATCTAATACAGCAGCGATTTTAATTTATGAGGCATTCCGCCAACAAAATTATCCAGGTTTAGATTTAGAGATTGTATATTAA